Proteins encoded within one genomic window of Solenopsis invicta isolate M01_SB chromosome 10, UNIL_Sinv_3.0, whole genome shotgun sequence:
- the LOC113004091 gene encoding uncharacterized protein LOC113004091 produces MPRQFIIGDLFYKKVTQYMSLRPKDQFTDRFFIQYHKGKCQRQVIGKNKIGETPQIIAAYLNLENPKQYTGYCFRRTGATLLSNSGASTTMLKQPGGWKSLTIAQGYVENSLKNREKIYERITNATVSNDHLNPQPSTSKNYSSGTITANKNLKSTEQNDNSDNFSDDFIISEDDLVAIDKLNQLTTTKPPITSVTTQTKRKVLTESNKPLPSTHFMSLPPIPSLFVKKQENEPPLKMKKHYETNTHIDI; encoded by the exons ATGCCTCGACAATTTATTATTGGAGACcttttttataagaaagttACTCAGTACATGTCACTGAGGCCTAAAGATCAATTTACTGATAGATTTTTTATCCAGTATCATAAAGGGAAGTGTCAACGTCAGGTTATTGGCAAGAATAAAATTGGGGAGACACCTCAAATTATAGCTGCATACCTTAATTTAGAAAATCCAAAACAGTACACCGGTTATTGCTTTCGTAGAACGGGTGCTACGCTTTTATCCAACTCAGGAGCAAGCACTACCATGCTTAAACAACCAGGTGGATGGAAGTCACTTACAATAGCACAag gtTACGTCgaaaattcgttaaaaaatagagaaaaaatttatgaacgtATTACTAATGCTACTGTATCTAATGATCATCTGAATCCACAACCATCGActagtaaaaattattctagTGGCACAAtaactgcaaataaaaatttgaaatctactGAACAAAATGATAATTCcgataatttttctgatgattttataataagtgAAGATGATCTAGTagcaattgataaattaaatcagTTAACAACAACAAAACCTCCAATAACCTCGGTTACAACACAGACAAAAAGAAAAGTACTAACAGAATCTAATAAACCATTACCTTCAACTCATTTTATGTCATTACCACCAATTCCATCActctttgttaaaaaacaagaaaatgaaccaccgttaaaaatgaaaaaacattatgaaACTAATACTCATATTG ACATATAA